Part of the Vitis vinifera cultivar Pinot Noir 40024 chromosome 13, ASM3070453v1 genome is shown below.
GATGAtctttacaattatatatacaAACTACCCAATCTACCTCAGCATCTATTTGATTAATATATGGAGGGATAAGATATTATAAGTTTATTTATCTAGAAATTGAGAatgacttattattattttggttggAATTGCTGTTTATTAGATAGATGGAGAAAACGACATCTTAGTTTTTTAAGCCCAAGTAGTTCTAACCCTCACTAGTTGAGCTGGTAATCCCATTAAATCTAAGCAGTTCGTGCCTAACATGTGATGAAATTCGACCAGAATGTGTCGACACATGCCTGCACATGTGTATAGAGCAATTACCCTTTTGAAGACTTGGGAAAATTATATCCCGGTATCCAAAGGGCATCAAAGATATGTTAGAGGTTAGAAGTCCAAGCAAACCAAATTAGGGTagatttgaatatattttaaggTTATAATGTTTTGATGTCTCTACAtctatcaaataaaaaagaaagataacaATGGtgatttgttatttaaaaaagcaAAAACTCTTTTTCAAAAGAGCAGGACTTAGGGCCTTATCCATAGAACATTGATGTCATGCCTTACGATATTTTTATCCTACTTCCAGCTTTACAGGGGTTGGAGATGAAGCTATGGAAAACACAAGCTTACTGCAGGCTTGTTAATTGCTTGCGCGGGCACAAGCTGCCATGTCACGGGGAAGCACGCAGTCTCCACACTCCTCCCTCAGCCTCCCAGCCTCATGGCAGCTGTTATTATAAAATTCCATCTTCATCAAGGAAAGAGGAATCTTTACTCTAAATATATTCCCACTTTGACAGCAATtcatttggaatccatggacttgccaagaaaatatatgaaactAGATAAGAAAATATAGGAATTGATTTAGGAGTCATACATGTAATTTTTAGTATCAGTTTGAAtacaatttatgttttttatttttaaaattagaacataatagtaacttttatataagataaaaatatatatatttatatttacatttacattgaaaaagtaataatttaaaaaaaaagttttaaaatattaaagtaaaaaaataataatatcttaaatttcaaaattttttatattgctatgttaaataatttcttttatttttgtggtattaaaattttcaggcaatttaaaaatattaagttataaAGAATTCAGGTCAGCACATTTGAGGGAAATAATTTAGGATTTATGCCCACTTGGCtatatgcaaaataaataaataaataaggaaagtaaagaaaattataaaaactctTAAACTTCCAACCATGCTAATTGTCGAGGACCCTATTAACTCATTCCTATTGTCTTGTTGATTCTTTGGTCAAGCTGCAATGTGGTATCTTCAATATAATATTCCCCGGTAACTTAATCATTATGGTGTTTGGATGCCAAGAAAATTAGGCAAGGATCCATTGGGCTCTCATGAGAAAGTTAGATTCCTTTCCGGATAAAGCCTAAGCGTGTATGACATACTTAGTGTGGTTGGTTTCAAAAACTTGATAGTGaatttttcattaaagattTAGGTGGCATGCATTACAcaagttattaaaaaaacttgGTGCTGAATTTGCCATTAAAGATTTCGGTAACCTACATTACTTCTTGGGAATTGAAGTAAAACCTTTTCCTAGTGGCCTTTTTTCTCTCACAAGCAAAATATGTGAAGGACCTTCTTCATCGAACGAGGATGTTAGAGAGTTCTGCCATCAATACTCTTATGATTCTTAAGGATAAACCATGTAGTTCCAATAATGACCTTGTTGGTACAACAACCTTCATAAGCCTCATTGATGCTCTACAGTACTTGAACTTCACACGACCAAACATCAGTCATGTAGTTAATAAAGTTTGTTAGCATTTTAATGAGCCTAAATTCATTCACCTCAAGGAAACAAAGAGAATACTACGTTATATCATGGGTGTGGGGGGTCTCCCTCCACATGTCCTCCCCCAAATCAAAAACCCTTGGTTCGTCCAAGGTAAGCAGATAATCCATCTAGATCCATTCGTCTGAACCAAAACAAACTCCGTCTGACGCAAGAAGAAAGAGATTCCCTTCTTTCTGAGAGCTAGATGGAATGAACAAACCAAGTCAACTGAGCTTTCCAAATGGATTAACAAACACAACCGAAGACTCCAGGCATTGAACAAATGGATAATCACATCCAGTGCCTGAGCAACGGCCTAGACGGCACTTATGCCTAAAAGTCAATGTCTACTAATTGTTACGCGCAATCTGTGATATTGAAAAACGTAAATGCATAGTCAACTACATGGTCTCAGACTGTTGCTCGACAACCAACAAATGGCACCAGTCAGTAGATTTTGTTTGGTATGATTGCCCAATCCACACAGAAAATATGGTGTTGACTCTCTTGCTAAGGTTTGATTTCTGCCCTAATGGCAATCATCATCACAAAAAAGGCATGAATGCACCATTAATGCTACGACAATGGTGTCATCCACTCTATAAAAACCCCTCAAGAAACATGAAATAGGTACACGCGTATAGAGtcattcaaaaaaattagaCCCATCCTTATTCTTTTCTGACTTAAGCTTTGGAGGGGCGTGCCCGGACCACCCATCTAGACATCCTTTTGTATAGAGAATAAGCTCGTTTGACTCCAGAGAAGCTAAACACACTCAATATGGTTGGCACTTCACCAACAATGGGGACACAACACTTCGATATTCAGTTCATTTCTCAAAGTCCAATCACTTTATATGGATTTTGTGAAGCAGATTAGGCAAGCTTTCCCATGATAAGAAGTAGTACAAcaattttttgcattttccttGGTGGAAATTGTATCTCTTGGTGCTCAAAGAAGCAACCCACTGTTTCTCGCTCTAGCTTAGAAGCTTAGTATAGATCCATGGCTTTCATAACTGCAAAATTAGCTTGGCTATCATGCCTACTTCAAGATATTGGTATTACCCTCTCTCATCTTGATCAACTGTTTCATGATAACATTAGTGCATTGCATATGTTTATGAACCCCATGTTTCATGCGCGATCAAAATATATTGAGCTCAATTACCACTTCATGTGAGAAACAATAGCTATGGGTTTGCTTATTACCCTATATATTCCCACTTCATCACAACCAGCATATATTCTAGTGAAGCCACTTCCAAATTATCCATTTAAACGATTCTAAAGCTAGTTAAGGGTATGTACCACTCCCTCTCCAACTTAAGGAGGTATGTTAGAGAGACAAGTTTGAATATTTGCTTGCATAAATTATGGAAGTTACACATTCTATTGCATTGTCGTGGGTGGCCAACATGAAAACTTGGTCAATGCTAAAGATTTGGAAAGTCTAAAAAAGAGGATTAGGTAAATTACAAGATTATGGACTTCCAGAAGCTTTATACTTATTCTTTTAGAGTATTTGTAATTATTCCCTGTTGTTCTTTCCATCTTTCATATCACTGTAATATTGTTTCCATCTGttatatcattttaatattttgtatatattcGAGAAAGATGATGAATAAACAAGAAGcttcttagaaatatttttcaattatattcttaaaaaacaatgaaatatgAAGAACAAAGTAAGAACAATAAGTAAAAATCGAGAGAAGAGAGATGCAAACTCTTTTATAGTGATTCAATAAGTTTCCTAAATCTACTCTCCTCAAACTCTTAATCAAGTGAGAGTTCTACTATCTTTAAGACTTTTATAGTCAAAGTCTTCAAACTTATTAGATTTTAAGATTCCAATGGGCCTCCACAACCTTTTCAAGAGTTTATGCATGTATCCTCATAATTGTAAAATTTGTGGTAATATTATAATACATACCAAATGGCTAATGGAGGTAGAGGCAATTGGTCATCATGTGGAGCTATATGTAAACGATGAGGTGCAATAATTGGCAACCTCTCCCATATAACTGGAGCAAAATCAATGGCCCAAATATCATGTGTATCAATTTGAGAGGATCGACATAACTATCAATAAAGCTAGGCTAAACAGGCACTACCCCAACTATACCTACTAGCAGTCTCAAATTCCTCTAGAAATGGTAAAAACATAAGATGTACCTTATTGCTAgactttcttgaaaataaaaaaacctttaaTGGGTTGTAAGATATAAGCCTTAGTATAACGCTGAATAAACTCCTCATTAGCATACGGTACCAAAGTAGGGAAGCTCTTAGCCAACCATGTaagatgaaggctttgtccatCTATGTTTGTATCTCCAGGAGTGAATCATAATAAAGAATAACATACACGTCTCCAATCTAGATATATGCTACTAGTAACTACAGCTCCATCTACTGGTAGTCTAAGAAAAATGGCAATGTCCTATAGTGTAATTGTGCACTCTCCCTGAGGTAAGTGAAAGGTAAGAGTCTCAGGTGGTGACCTCTCAACAAATGTAATAATAAGGTGCCAATATAAGGAAATGAATCCCAAGTGTGCAACACCATAGAAGCCTGCCTACTGCAAAAATGGAATAATACACCCATCGAGTGTACCAATGCGATGGAAAATTGCCTCACGATGTCGACAATGAAGCTCCTTAACGTCAACACTTATCCATGCTAGAGATGAGCTATGTGTACCTTGTCCATGTATAATTGTAAGATCCAATGGTCCCAGCTCCATCGTGTCATAATACCTACATATAGTAAATAACCATTGTTTCTTTTTAACATTAGTATGATTACAAATTTAAGcacattacataaaaatatcatattatcaaAATGGAATTGTTATGAGGAAGGGGGTTGGAGGATTGCCTTCCATATTTTATGGGACAGTTGCGACGATTATGCCACTCTATTTTACATAAGCCACATCAAACCCTAACGCTTGGTTCCTTCAAACCATTTCATTCCTTATCCTTGATGATATATGACGCCCCTTATCCCTCATCGAAATTGAGTCAAGATGGAGAATCGAAAAATCAAGATACGACTAATAAGATTCATGTGGAATGAGATTAAATTCAAAAGTGTAACTATTGGCATAGGCATCAATCCgatagtatttttcaaaaaattgccAACTATCAATCCTCATATGAGCACAAACAGCTAGCACGTGTGAGCATGGAATGCTAAATGATTACCACTTATTACAACTACATGTACCTTCATTCAACTTAACAACTTATTTGTTATGTCCTTTATCCATATGAAACCCATGGAGAGCAATAATTACTTcaaatgtttgattaatttGATGGAAGATAGTCACAATATGTCCACTAGCTTTAGCTTCAACTATTCTAAATTTATCAACTGCATATGCAATATACACATCTCCAACTGACATTCTAGCACGTATCTCTGTTCTACGAGTCTCAAAGTATGACACACatcaataaaaagttaattaaaCAAGTGCAGTGATAGGTAACATTCACGCTCCCTTAAGCACCTCATTTATGTATTCAACAATATTTGTGGTCATCCACCCATACCAATATCTTAGATCATATGCTTAAGTCCACTTTTTAGTGTCTAACTTTGAAAACTAGTCCACACTTTTTTCATCTAATCATTTTAACTCTTCCATGCATCTCTCATGCTTCCATGGTTGATGTTGAGATCTAGCTTTATACGCCAACTCTTTTAAGaccttatttttaaatttgtcatTAAAATTGCTTACTACATGCCTAAGACAATATCGATGTTGCGCATGAAGGGGACTCCATCCAACTGATGGATTTCTAATAGCAACATTTATTCTTGCATGCCAATCTAAAATTAGGCATATCCCTTCTCTTTGAGTGACATGATGCCTTAATGTAATAAAAAACCAGGATCAATTATCTTGTGATTCCTCCTCGACAATTGCAAACGCAAGAGGCAATATATGACCATTTGTATCAATTGAAGTAGCAATTAAAAGCTTCCCCATGTATTTTTCACATAAGAACACACCTCAATTTGTATAATTGATCTGTAATGCTTGAACCCTTCAACACTTGGCCCTATTGTCCAAAAAACACACATAAAACACACATTCCTAGAAATCtttcctaaaattattgtcTTCCAAAGAATCTTTGTTCCAAGATTAGTTAGCTTAAGGATGTTCATCCACTTCAGCAATGCTTGATAAGATTCATCCCAAGCACCAAATACTCTAAGCATTGTCTTTCTCTTAGCTTCCCAAATTCTCCTATAATGGacatcatatccaaatttatctttCATTATTTGATGCAATGTAGCAATAGAGGTGGTGTGATCCCTTTGAACTACATTTTGAAGCTCTCTTACAATCAATGTAGAGTCTAGTTGAGAGTGGTCTTGTGATAATTTAGGATAAGCACAAGAGTGAGGACTTGCATACTTGGTTATCTCAAACATTCCATGGCTTTTACAACAACATGCACGAAGCCTCCAATTACATCCTTCCCGCTACTTCTTACATCTTAATGCCCACAACTGTGGTTTTGATTCACAAATAACCAAATGTTGATTCTAACATATTGAATAACATTTTACAGCATGTTGCAAGTCTTCTTTACTCTCAAACCTCAATCCTTTAAACAACTAATTAGATTCATTCCATGATCCGATACATGATGCAAGGCTCAACAATCATGTTATTTATCGCATCCCAATTTAATTGTTTAAACATTGGGGAAGGCATAATATGTTGACCATCAACTAAAAAAGCCTTATTTGTTGGAGGTCCATCatcataatttttctcattaatCTCATCCTCGTCATAAAATTCcacatcatcatcttcatttgTAAATGGGATGTCAACATAGTTGTTTGTTGCTATCATAACCGACTGAGTCACTACTGCCAAATTCCCCGTGCCCCCCCTCcccaattattttaaaagtccaGAACAGTTTACTAATTGAAAATCTAATCCTTTATGGCCCAAATCTAAGATTtgtctaaatcatcaaatttcaaCCAACTTCAGGAAATATGAactattcaattttttatatatttattttttttgttatgattttttttttttttaatagatttgaAGATTTGGACCATAAACAATTCATTCAAACTTCTAGCTAAATAAGCAATTTCTACAAAAGCATTCCTAATTCTAATATAAACTTTACAAATctacaagtaaaaaataaacaacagaAATTGTGCATTACCACTtattctccttcttcttctcttcttccccttaaaataaaaagtgcaactttcttagcaaccaaacaaagccaCAACATcaaatagagaaaagaaaaagaaaaaaaaaaaccaagaaataaataaatgaaacacaaaaaaaaaaaaaaaaactcactcttCAAGGCCTTCCTTACGTCTCTAAATATCTAATTCCCTTTCTCATTCccttttacatttatttatttttatatttgaatcgtTATTTTGCCTAGGGGACAATCGAACGATGGATGCTTCTACAGTTGTCGGTAAATGATTGTTCGGACTCATCTTTTTCTAGGGGACgaagaaaatcaaatgaagGAAATGGGTAAAAGGGAAAGAAGAGGACGATTAGGGCATAAGAACAGCTTGGgggaaatgagaaaatgaaagaaataggCTTTCTTCAAttggaagaaatgagaaaagaaaagaaaagaaagaaaatttggtttttaagaGTGTTAGTCCACATCAGCAACAATGGCAGtagatttgaaaatactttccaatctaccatatttttaaaaagttgtactttttttataaaaaaaattggagttttgggatTAAATGAGTTATCACTTAACCCGCTCATACGTGTTTTTGTAATGTTTGAACATAATTTTGAACATGAATCGCACCTGTATTATAACTGGGAAATTATAACTAAGAAAGAGCAACACAACTTATATAGAGATATTTTACTCTTAGCATTAGCTATCTTCAGGTTTTTttcacttaattctaaatagaacttaaaactaaataatgcttaataatatttagtattaaattatttgtttttgaatacggtatttttattaagtactaagaaatttaaaaaaaaaatcattttagtaGCAATGGTAGTTTGCTtttagcttttaaaaaaaaatcatatattttaattttttctattcaattaaaaattttaaaaacaaataataagctaataaaacattaaataatttaaataataaataataaatcaacaaaatatatacatatatatatatataagtcaacaaaacatatatatatatctaaaatttaaaagtaaattaccttcaataaaaaattaaaaaaacaaattttaatctATCAATCTCAAAACACTGGCAGTATAATTGAAATGGAAGCATATAATATTCTGATGTTTTGAGAGATAACCATATCACTGTCAGGAACACCAATAGAGGAGATATAGCTGAATGTGCAATGTCCTCAATAGAGGTCAATCAAAGACATTGCCCAAATTTCTCCACAACAATGCTTTGATTTTCATATGGGAAACGGGAGATTTTGATACTTCACTTGCCAAATCCATTTCAACTTCCATCTCTGGAATGAAACCTTTATCATCTTCCAGCCTGTTTATACACTCACAGATGACAACACCgtccaaagagagagagagagagagacaagtACAGATCCTAATTTCCCAAACTAACTAGTGATCACAATCAAGTGATAGATTTTCTACACAAGAAAAGGAAATTCATAGTCCTAAAAAGAATTAAGGGCCAAGCACAAGAATTTCATCCTTCACAACCTGCCAAGCTCACTCCAAGACAAGAAGGTTTCTGGAATTGGACTATCGCATTAATAACATGCCATTGTGTGGCCACTTGAAACTCTCTCTAAATTATAAATTCACCAGAAGGTTGAGAGGCAAAATCTATGTAGCAAAGGGTACAGTGATAGCCCTCTAGACAATCCACCTTATCCTCTTTGCATCACAGTTTATGTTGTGAACAAAAGGATTTCTGTAATAGTCGATCAGAAGCTCAATATACATAGGAAGTCCAgcttaaattttctttcttcctttttcaaaaacatGACAACATTCATATATTCCCTCAACAAAAAGTGCTAAATATCCTAAATGCAAGCATTGCACCTGGATTTACATGTACTACTGGAAATGAAAACATCAGCTCCCAATCTTCAGCTTTTAGACAGGGACCTAAAATATATTCCACTTCTGCATCAAGGCCCCGCAGATCAAATAAGTACACCATGCAGCACTCAATGGATAGCCAGAAACTGCAAAAATAAGGGGGGAAAATCGTCATCATCATGTTTCAACTGTCTTATAGTTGCTAGGCCAACAATGGGCATAAAATACAAGGACCAAGTCCTTCATTTCTAAGAAAATAAGATGACTAAGCAGCCACAGAAAATCTGTCATCTAAAAATGAATGAGAAGGATGATGATGAACAAGGAAGCGGATTAATTATGTGCTGGGTCAGGTATGTATTAAAATGCAAGAATATATTTGATTCAGGATTGACTTACTTGCTATGAAATCATCTGTATAATCGTTACTAATTTTCCCATGGGCCATTGCACCAACCTAAACAACACAAGGATGAGATAAGATAGAAAacacaaattttcaattttaagatGAATACAAATTAAAATGTGAGTTCTTTGGAGCATACCACAAAAACAAGGTCCACATCATCGCTAACAGCAGCCACATAGTCCCGCATTGGAATTGACTTTTCTGAACTATATGAGAAGCCTGATATACAAGAAAACAATTAGTTTATTTCTAGCAAAAGTTGAAACATGGGAACAATTAACACAATAAATGCTCACCTATTTTTCGAGAGTTAACAGGTAAGTATTGAGTAACTGGGTTCTTGATAACGCGTAAAAGTTTCTCCCGCTTACCAACAGCAGTAATGCTCAGTTTTTGTAACAGCTGCACTGCACTTACAATTAAGGAGTGATTAAACAAATAACAGAGCAGAAAAGCCCAattaaaaagcaaataaaagcacaTTATACCCATATGGCATAAACGGGTTTGGGTGGGAACCGGTAAAACTTACACATGATCCCAGAGAACCGCTTATATGTCCTTGGAATGCGAACATGTGGCTTAACTTCAAAAAGCACACCTTTCTCGGTTCTTACATACACAGCTCGTAGCCTCCCAGCCTTATTTAGTGGGCTATCTAAAATAGTTAAGAGAGCCTGAACACATCAATATTTTAGGATCTTGTATCATTCAGAAACAAGCAAATATAAAACTTTATGTACACGAAAGTACCAAATTAAACATTTTCCTCTCCTTTATAGGCTGTTCTTTTCtgtattttgtttttgtctGAGCATACTTATCTTGTTGGTTGTGTGTCTTCTTTTtcataggtaaatttttgtccccattgggattTGA
Proteins encoded:
- the LOC100260745 gene encoding uncharacterized protein LOC100260745, with protein sequence MVRPYAIKGHKRKKREENYDREEVEQLLEEETAATATQDEKKAEEVTLELPGIPLVPSNLNNKTGVTFILERACLEVAKVGKSYQLLSSEDHANFLRKNNKNPAEYRPDILHQALLTILDSPLNKAGRLRAVYVRTEKGVLFEVKPHVRIPRTYKRFSGIMLQLLQKLSITAVGKREKLLRVIKNPVTQYLPVNSRKIGFSYSSEKSIPMRDYVAAVSDDVDLVFVVGAMAHGKISNDYTDDFIAISGYPLSAAWCTYLICGALMQKWNIF